The following DNA comes from Mya arenaria isolate MELC-2E11 chromosome 11, ASM2691426v1.
ttctaTAAGATAGTGAAATAAGTAACTAATATTAACTTCCTggttaaaacaaaagaaaaacagttaTATGACAAAGGagatataaattgatttatattgtgcatgtgtatatgttgattgaattgaattgataaCAGTTTGGACAGGCGGACTGGGTTGCAAATGCACCAgtccttttcaaaataaattccgGCAGATGCAATATGCATCAGCCCTTTTCAATCCAATCGGGTGTTAGTATTTACTGTCCCATAAATAATTCGGATGTGAGAGcgcaaatataaaaacaacacgTACAAAGccatacaatattttatgttgacTGAATAATATCAAATAGTTTGGCCCATGAAACAATGTGCTAAAATgcaaatgcaaatgcttttttgagctaacatttgtcaaaatctctttaattaaattttcTTAGCTCTCAAAACACTTGGCATTTATACAAGGACATAAGTGTAGTGCGTGCTATATCAGCGGACCTTTACAATACATACTGGTTCATTTGTAAGATTCATATGTCatgtatgttatatgttgttACATTTCTTACCTCAGAACCATGCATCAATTCGCCTCAATGTGCCTCACtaaggatttttttctttccatGCCATGGCCTTTACTAGAATtctatttaatataaaaggaCTGTTAACAGATCTTTAACTGCTGTGAATATTTGGTTAAATTGTCACGGTAAACACCAAACAGATAACTCGTAAAAACAGGCAATAAAAGCAATATATGAACATGAGTGGTGCAGTGTAAACACCAGCTCATGTGGTTTATGATATGATGATTCATACAAATTAATGTACTATGGTCTGGTATTGAAGAACAAGTAGAGCTGTTCTGTAGATCTTGCTATGGCTGTCAGTTTGTAAGTAAATTTAGAACTGAATCTCTTGTACATGTGATAACGAAAATGTTCCCATAGTTATTAATTAAGTTGGAGTATGAATGTAAATGGCTGAACATGTTTTGTGTTCTGTAAATAAACTATtctataagtatatatatttaaatatagaaatatagaaTGTGTATGCCTGATTTGCCAAAGAAGGAAATAGGAGAAGTAATAAATTAATATCACATCAACAGGAAATTCAGCTTCtgtgaagtaacattttaaaaatgtattttatcataGTTTATGCATCTAAATCTTGAGACTATGTACCGTTTGCTTAAAACAACTTATCCAGATTCTATCATTTGACAGCATGGGCCGTGATCAAGGGGAGCAGTATGCTATGTCCCTGAGACTATCCAGGGTGCTCGGGGATATTGGGATCAACAAAAAGATGGTCAGTTTGAGGAGGAGAACTTGGCTGCTGATTGAGAAACAATTTACAATCACTTTCACTGCCTtccataataaaatacaaacttttttCAACTTTGGAAGCCAAAGTGAAGGCACGACGACAATAGGGATGAAGTCAGATGTAGATTTGTTACGATTGGATGTTAACAATCCTGTCCTGCTTGACATGTCTGAGTGGGAGCCAGGGAAGGAGTCCCTATGTGTTATCAAGAATGAACATACCCCACCCCAACACTGCAATCTTCAGCTACTGGAGACCGATATTTCACAGTCAGTCAAGGAGATATTGATGGACAGACGGATAGATTTAGAGGTGGACATGGCTGGCAGAGTGCTCCTCAAAAACACTGTCGGGGAATCAAGTATGAAAAAGCGATGGGGAGATGATTATAACAAACAAGGTCCATCAAGGACCATGAATAAGGATCTTGATATAGTGATGAGTTTTCCCTGCACACATTTTCCGGAGGAATGTCTGTTTCTGTTCAACAGACCACGGCCAGGACATTATCCAAGACCTGAGATACTCTCACAGGCAAGACAAACCACAGCATTTATTATTCCACAAGGACATGCTGAAAGTAGTCGCCCACAACTGGAGTGGAGATTCTCTACCTCACTTATTGAAAGACTGCTAATGTTTGACTTGGATATTAATCAGATAAAGGTCTACACGTtccttaaaataataagaataacatATTTCAAGCCTGTTTTTGGTGACAGATTAAGCACATTCCACTTTAAAACAGCCTTAATGTTCACATTGGAGACCTACCCATCCTCGATCTGGAATAAGAACAACTTGCTACAGTGTGTCATCTACTGTCTTACCACACTGAGGCGCTGGTGTAGAATTGCCTACTGTCCACATTACACCATCTCTGATGTGAACTTGTTTCTGGGAAAACTAAGCAAGTTTGAGATGGACCATATATCGTCAATGTTATCAGACAtgatagaaaatattttagattttgtgGTCAATATCAAGATGGATGACATTAGTAAGAGAATGTTAGAATTAACGGGACTCGAGCTTTCACaggtgcaaacaaaaacaagattcCGTGGCAACACTTTGGACAttttgaaagcctgtttgaACAACCTTCTAGATAGcttatatacattatttgtgttcaaaatagcaagcgCAACTGTCGAGGCAGAGGGACTGTTGATTGAATATGACAATGTATTAAAGATGTACGCAACATTTATGCAAGAAGGCATTGACTCCTTCAGAGATGTATCTGGTCTCATAGTTAAGCTGATCAGTAGTACCTCAGCTTCTGTCCAGATTTCCATGCACATTCAATCATGCCAACCAATCAGCCAAGGTATTTACAACATGTACCAAGCAAATCTGGACTCAGATCTTAGCTCAAGCAGACTGAAGTTTGCTTCCATGTTGTACTGTACTGGCCAGTATGAGGAGGCAGCGACAATGTTGGATCACACTGATGGGTTGCTGCATCATCCAGATGTGTGGCAGTTTTGTTTAAGTCCAGAAAGAGTACAGTTTGAACCTACTTATAACTTCTTATGCAAAGCTCTCGACCAGCCTGTTTCAGAAGTTGTGAGATCATCAGTGGCTTTGAGCGTTATATTTCTCCGTCAGGAACTACGCTGTGTGCCAAAACATTTAGTATATGAAATGTACAGAACATTCACACATGAAGACATTCTACGACGACGAAAATGGTGTGACGACTTTATGAATTTAGCCACCATTGACTCTTTCCCCTTTCTCTACTACCTACAGTATCTCACGTACAAACAACTTGGGAATAATGTTAGAAAAGTGATAGCAATGGTGAACCTAAGTTTTTGCTTACAAAAAGAAAGTAAGGCGCCTGGCTACAAAGAGACAACAACGAATTTGATGGCACACTGCATGGAGCTAGAAAACCGACTGGACACTGCCTGGAGGTTATATGCAAAATCTTTACAGGCCTTTCCTAACAACAATGCAGCCGTCTGGCACATGGCCATTATATTGAACAAAACGGTCAACCAATGAATGCTTTCCATACAAAAATGTGTAATTCTGGAGCTGACCTTTAATGCTATTCTCACGACCCCACAACAACACTGCAATGTAACACTGGGAAACAATTCAACCTTAGTGTGTACTATTTAATGGTATTAATACAGTGCTTCTCAAATCACTGTCTGGGAATCAAGTATGTAAGAAGAGCTATGGGGAGATGATTATACCAAACAAGGTCCATCAAGGACCATGCATAAGAATCTTGATATGGTGATGAGTTATCCCTGCACAAAATTACCGGAGGAATGTCAGTTTCTGTTCAACAGACAACGGCCAGGACATTATCCAAGATCTGAGATACTGTCACAGGCAAGAAAAAACACAGCATTTCTTATTCCACAAGGACTTGCTGAAAGTAGTCACCCACAACTGGAGTGGAGATTCTTTACCTCACTTATTGAAAAACTGCTAATGTTTGACTTGGATATTAATCAGATAAAGGTCACTTtccttaaaataataagaaaaacatatttcaagccTATTTTTGGTGACAGAATAAGCACTTTCCACTTTAGAACAGCCTTGATGTTCACATTGGATACCTATCCATCCTCGATCTGGAAAAAGAAGAACTTGCTGCAGTGTGTCATCTACTGTCTTACCACACTTAGGCGCTGGTGTAGAATTGCCTACTGTCCACATTAAACCATCTCTGATGTGAACTTGTTTCTGGGAAAACTAAGCAAGTTTGAGATGGACCATATCTCGTCAATGTTATCAGACATGatagaaaatatttcagattttgTGGTCAATATCAAGATGGATGACATTAGTAAGAGAATGATAGAATTGACTGAACTCGAGCTTTCACatgtgcaaacaaaaacaagattcCGTGGCAACACTTTGGACAttttgaaagcctgtttgaACAACCTTCTAGATAGATTGTATACATTATTTgtgttcaaaatagcaaacgCAACTGTCGAGGCAGAGAGACTGTTGATTCAATATGACAATGTATTAAAGATGTACGCAACATTTATGCAAGATGGCATTGACTACTTCAGGGATGTATCTGGTCTCATAGTTAAATTGATCAGTGGTATCTCAGCTTCTGTCCAGATTTCCATGCACATTCAATCATGCCAACCAATCAGCCAAGGTATTTACAACATGTACCAAGCAAATCTGGACTCAGATCTTAGCTCAAGCAGACTGAAGTTTGCTTCAATGTTGTACTGTACTGGCCAGTGTGAGGAGGCAGCGGCAATGTTGGATCACACTGAAGGGTTGCTGCATCCAGATGTGTGGCAATTTTGTTTAAGTccagaaaaataaaacagtttgaacCTACTTATAACTTCTTATGCAAAGCTCTCGACCAGCCTGTTTCAGAAGTTGTAAAATCATCAGTGGCTTTTAGTGTAATATTTCTCCGCCAGGAACTACACTGTGTATCTTAACATTTAGTGTATGAAATGTACAGAACATTCACACATGCAGACATTCTACGACGACGAAAATGGTGTGACGACTTTATGGATTTTGCCACCATTGACTCTTTCCCCTTTCTCTACTACCTACAGTATCTCACGTACAACCAGCTTGGGCAAAATTTTGGGGAAAAGTGACAGCAATGGTGAAACTAAGTCTATGCTTACACAAAGAAAGTAAGGCGCCTGGCTATAAAGAGACAGCAACAAATTTGATGGGACACTGCATGGGGCTAGAAAACCGGCTGGACACTGCCTGGATGTTATATTCAAAATCTTTACAGGCCTTTCCCAACAACAATGCAGCCGTCTGGCACATGGCCATTATGATGAACAAAACTGTCAACCTATGAATGTTTTCCACGCAAAAATGCGTAATTCTTTATCCTTAAACTGACCTTTAATGCTGATCTCACGACCCCGCAAGAACTGCAATATAGCACAGCCTTAGTGTGTCATATTTAATTGTATGATATCATgatattgaacaatttagtAAAGACAATAATGGATGATCATTGCTTTATTATATGCTTatcggtggtttatagagaagtatcagtgaaatataaaatatgtttaactttttattttttatttaacagtgtgGTGcacttttgtgaaaaaaaatcaataatatatagCACTGTATATTTCACCTCGTAAACACCAAAAGTGTACACTAGTTCACTggtttggtgctcactcggtaaaatatattacaatgttgcagtgaaaaaaatatttataaatttcgATTACCAATGCATTTTGGACTTCTGAATGTATGCATGCACAGTTCGTGTGTATGCAATAACAAGTTAAAACGTATATGTCCTGATTTTATTCtgatacaataaataaaaaaaagctagATACTTTTCGATTGAAaccatttaaacacaaaaatggCCTATTTCAAATTTGAGGAAAAcgataaatgatatattttattattgtcatgctttttattgaaaattaaagcTACACTcgcacagattgaacgttttaaaaacttttttatttttggtattgaaacgagccaatgtttgcgaaaatccatggaaaccagtcacacaagactgctgacaaaaattagatcgcagattttaatatttaagttcaaaaattgatgttttatgcatctTTCTTACACTGTTAGAAAcggtcagcaatcttttatcattggtttgcagatatttacgcaaaaaaatgctctttccaagacaaaaaataaaaagttgtaaaaatggtatatctgtgagagtgcagctttaacggtggactataacattataaactcactgtttcaAGTGTtcactgtttttgacattttaccATGAACGCTCACGTTGTCTGCTGGGTTGCGCTTGTTCAGGATCctaataaatatttcttcagATGTTAAAATCATTCTATTTAGATCGACTGgctcaatatcatttaaagtattcaaattgtttttaaatgctaaatgtGCTTGATTAACTAAATTTAACGAAAAACCTTATATACCAGTTGAGATATATAAACCGCTTCTTTATGTGATCCTAAACTAATTTTGAGTACACATGTGGTATGAGTTATGCTTTTTTAAACGcactttcatttcattaaaaggCATTAAACCTTGTACGCTGATGTACAGAGAAAAggatttgtttcatttttatgacatataacttaaaatgtcaacataatCTCATGGTTCAAATAGAGGATGTAATTATTAGGGAAATGGAAGAAAAAACTTacctttttatgtaaaacatattttccacTACGTAATGACTCAAATCCCAAAATATTGATGGTACACGTCGATTAAAGTTTTTGGTTCTACGTAGTTTTGAGCGAACAAGAATTTCTGTTAAAGTgactctcttattcaaaatcaatacatacacatgtataacagacatatattttgagtgatacacatttaactacttactaaataatgcattaagtgaaaatattaattactggtaacaatattgtaaccgtgtatttaatagcagaaagcgcaaaaatattaaataattggtgaatgctaaaatatttactgtggtcttctatAGTTTTATagggtagaaataccatgttttatgctcatttctttcaaatacaactcagtatccttcataaaaaccattgttttcaacatgcattcatcctttttggaataataaaataatatctttacttgtggtaaatcttatttgggagtaagaatggATCTTTAAATCATGAGCGGTCGAAGGCGGAACCATTTTTtcatacatactatttttttaGAATGACTAAGAATAATGGTAGTATCTCTTCTAATggtatattttagtaaatattcgacatattttttatttatgctcCCTAAGGGCGGCATATTGTAATTGGACCGTCTGTCACCACGCGTACCACGGTTTCCCAATAAAGCTTAGACATAGCGACATCAAACTTGATAGgtaggttggtcatgaccagcagatgaatcCTAAGACCAACGAGGTctttcgggggcatttgtcaaGTTCCtgcgacagctcttgtttataagAAGTCTTCCGGGAGGTGTAGTCAGAAACATATAAAGTCCTGTTTTTGCATTGTTCCGTGCAACATGGCTtcacaaaaaaagttatttttgtcatctttattttttgtagaaaaataggagcggtcgctataaaagcaacatttgtttgcattttatgaaaaaaggtGCATTCAATCCGCTGAACGAGACATCATGTTGGTGTCGCCTTAATGAAAAATAGGAACTTTAAAACTTCTGACCATATGTAATGAACTTGTTccttttttcttcagatttttcTATCAATTTGTTGCTATGGATCTGTCAATAACTATGAAATTGTACCATCTTTTTAAAAACCgatcaacatttatgtttaactttgtaaaccatttataatttaattgatttcagaatattttttaaagtgtaGCACTTTGGAATACAGACGAcagagaaataaataaacaagtttttaaaatgtcgaat
Coding sequences within:
- the LOC128207441 gene encoding uncharacterized protein LOC128207441 isoform X1, yielding MAVSFMGRDQGEQYAMSLRLSRVLGDIGINKKMVSLRRRTWLLIEKQFTITFTAFHNKIQTFFNFGSQSEGTTTIGMKSDVDLLRLDVNNPVLLDMSEWEPGKESLCVIKNEHTPPQHCNLQLLETDISQSVKEILMDRRIDLEVDMAGRVLLKNTVGESSMKKRWGDDYNKQGPSRTMNKDLDIVMSFPCTHFPEECLFLFNRPRPGHYPRPEILSQARQTTAFIIPQGHAESSRPQLEWRFSTSLIERLLMFDLDINQIKVYTFLKIIRITYFKPVFGDRLSTFHFKTALMFTLETYPSSIWNKNNLLQCVIYCLTTLRRWCRIAYCPHYTISDVNLFLGKLSKFEMDHISSMLSDMIENILDFVVNIKMDDISKRMLELTGLELSQVQTKTRFRGNTLDILKACLNNLLDSLYTLFVFKIASATVEAEGLLIEYDNVLKMYATFMQEGIDSFRDVSGLIVKLISSTSASVQISMHIQSCQPISQGIYNMYQANLDSDLSSSRLKFASMLYCTGQYEEAATMLDHTDGLLHHPDVWQFCLSPERVQFEPTYNFLCKALDQPVSEVVRSSVALSVIFLRQELRCVPKHLVYEMYRTFTHEDILRRRKWCDDFMNLATIDSFPFLYYLQYLTYKQLGNNVRKVIAMVNLSFCLQKESKAPGYKETTTNLMAHCMELENRLDTAWRLYAKSLQAFPNNNAAVWHMAIILNKTVNQ
- the LOC128207441 gene encoding uncharacterized protein LOC128207441 isoform X2, translating into MGRDQGEQYAMSLRLSRVLGDIGINKKMVSLRRRTWLLIEKQFTITFTAFHNKIQTFFNFGSQSEGTTTIGMKSDVDLLRLDVNNPVLLDMSEWEPGKESLCVIKNEHTPPQHCNLQLLETDISQSVKEILMDRRIDLEVDMAGRVLLKNTVGESSMKKRWGDDYNKQGPSRTMNKDLDIVMSFPCTHFPEECLFLFNRPRPGHYPRPEILSQARQTTAFIIPQGHAESSRPQLEWRFSTSLIERLLMFDLDINQIKVYTFLKIIRITYFKPVFGDRLSTFHFKTALMFTLETYPSSIWNKNNLLQCVIYCLTTLRRWCRIAYCPHYTISDVNLFLGKLSKFEMDHISSMLSDMIENILDFVVNIKMDDISKRMLELTGLELSQVQTKTRFRGNTLDILKACLNNLLDSLYTLFVFKIASATVEAEGLLIEYDNVLKMYATFMQEGIDSFRDVSGLIVKLISSTSASVQISMHIQSCQPISQGIYNMYQANLDSDLSSSRLKFASMLYCTGQYEEAATMLDHTDGLLHHPDVWQFCLSPERVQFEPTYNFLCKALDQPVSEVVRSSVALSVIFLRQELRCVPKHLVYEMYRTFTHEDILRRRKWCDDFMNLATIDSFPFLYYLQYLTYKQLGNNVRKVIAMVNLSFCLQKESKAPGYKETTTNLMAHCMELENRLDTAWRLYAKSLQAFPNNNAAVWHMAIILNKTVNQ